In Streptomyces sp. HUAS ZL42, the DNA window CCTGTCGGACACCGTCCTCGGCTCCCTCGGCGGCGCCCTCGAACTGGCCGCCCGGGTGGGCGGCACATCGGGCCGCCTGCTCGCGGACCTGGCCCGCTCTGCGTTCGTCAGCGGCATGGGCCTCGGGCTGACCGTGGGTGCCGCGGTCGCCGTGGGCGGAGCCGTACTGGCGTTCGTGGCCCTGCCGTCCAGGCCGCCCGCCGAGTCCAGTGCTCCGGTTGACCCGCCGGAGCACTGATCGTCACCACAAGGAGACCCGCATGCCCGCACTGGATCTTCTCAAGGACCTCAAGGACATCTACCGGCCGCCAGTCGGCAAGCCCGTGCTCGCGGAGATTCCCGAGCAGAACTTCCTGATGATCGACGGCACGGGTGACCCCAACACGTCCCCCGACTACCGGGCGGCCGTCGAGGCGCTGTACACGGCGTCGTACGCCCTGAAGTTCGCGGTGAAGCGCGGCCCGTCCGGGTTCGACTACAAGGTCATGCCCCTGGAGGGACTGTGGTGGACGCCGGACATGGCCGAGTTCTCCGTGGACCGCAAGCAGGACTGGCAGTGGACGATGATGATCGCCCAACCGCCGGCCGTCACGGCCGACCTCGTCACGCGCGCGCTCGCCGACCCCAAGCACCTCAAGAAGGCCGAGGCCCTGCCCCGGCTCCGGTTCGAGCCGTTCGCCGAAGGGCTCGTGGCGCAGGTCATGCACATCGGCCCGTACGCGGCCGAGGGGCCCACGATCGCGGCCCTGCACGCCTTCATCGCCGAACAGGGCTACGCGCTGTCCGGGAAACATCACGAGATCTACCTGGGCGATCCGCGGCGTACGGCGCCCGAGCGGCTCAGGACCGCCCTGCGTCAGCCGATCGCCGCCCGCTGACACGCCCTGAGCCGCTGGGGGCCGCGGCGCGCCGGCCGTGCGATGCGATGCCGTCGAGGACCAGGTCGACCACGCCGTCCAGAAAGGTGTCCTCGAGCGGCTCCCGGGTCAGCAGCAGCCGCATGTGAAGCGGGCCCATGAGCGCTTCGAACACGAGGCGGTGGTCGATGCCGGGGTGCAGCTCGCCCCGCTGCTCGGCGCGGGCGAGCACCGCGGATCCTGCCGCGAAACGGTGATTCCAGAACTGCTCGCGAGCATCCTCGTACTCGGCCATGTCCTCCCGCAGCGCCATCCTCACCAGCAGTGCGCCGAGGGGGGTCCGCACGAACGCGGCGGCCCCGTGCAGCAACGCGCTCAGGTCCCCGCGCAGGGAGCCCGTGTCCGGGACCGGGATCTCCGTCCCGGTCCTGTCGAGTACGGCGTCGAGGGCCAGGGCGGCCCTGGTCCCCCACCTTCGGTAGATCGAGGTCTCGTGCACTCCGGCGCGGCGGGCGACCTCCCCGATGGAGAAGGTCTCCAGCCCTCCGTCGAGCAGCACGTCCACCGTCGCGGCCAGCACCGCGGCGCGTACGCGGGTGCTGCGGCCGCCTGGTCGGCGTACGGGCGGATGGCTGCGGGCCGGCACCGTGCCAACGTAGCGCAGGACAGGGCAGCCGGTTCCGGCCGTGCGGGTTGCCGGGTTCAGCTCGCCTTCGGGTAGCCGGCCCGGGAGCGATGCGGAAGCCGTGGGACTTCCGCCGTCGCGTTGGCTCCCGGACGGTGCGTGGCGGTGTGCCGGGACGTGATCGCCGAGATCAGTACGGCGGCAGCTGTCGTCGCGGCCATTCCGGCCAGGACGATCAGAGTGAACAGTGTCCAGAAGCCGTCGGGGAACAGCATCTCCCTCGCCTCCCCAAACGCAGGGAACCTTGCATTAACCAGTCTCCTCCTTGCTTTGTCCTGCAGCAAGTCATCCCGTTTCGGGAGTAGTTGGCTCGTGCTCCCGGACGCCGCCCGGGCGGTGGTGGCGTTCGCGCACGGCAGCGGTGGTGGCGTTCGCGCACGGCAGCGGTGGTGGCGTTCGCGCACGGCAGCGGCGGCGGCGTTCGCGCACGGCAGCGGCGGCGGCAGCAGCCGGCACAGCCCCCGCAACCGCTGCTCGACCTGCTCACCGGGGACGAGGAACACACACGCACCAATGTCTTCGACGTCCTCCTGCCCGCCCGGCGTCTGCAGGCCGCCACCGGCTGGCTGCACCGCGAACCCGCCCTGCCCGTGGCCCACTTCGGGGCCGGCACCGGGGCGGCCGCGGCGCCGGACGCCGGCATCCGCGCCGTCGGCAGCCGCGACACCCGGGTGCTCAGCCTCAACCGGCTCGCCGCCGACCGGTTGCACTGCGAGCACCGGCTCGCCGTCGTCCCCGGTGCCACCCATCTCTTCGAGGAGCCCGGCGTCCGTCCCACCCTCGCCCAGCCGGCCCGCGACTGGTTCACCAGCCACCCCTCTCCCGGCCGACGGAGGGCGGGCCCC includes these proteins:
- a CDS encoding GyrI-like domain-containing protein; translation: MPALDLLKDLKDIYRPPVGKPVLAEIPEQNFLMIDGTGDPNTSPDYRAAVEALYTASYALKFAVKRGPSGFDYKVMPLEGLWWTPDMAEFSVDRKQDWQWTMMIAQPPAVTADLVTRALADPKHLKKAEALPRLRFEPFAEGLVAQVMHIGPYAAEGPTIAALHAFIAEQGYALSGKHHEIYLGDPRRTAPERLRTALRQPIAAR
- a CDS encoding TetR/AcrR family transcriptional regulator, producing MPARSHPPVRRPGGRSTRVRAAVLAATVDVLLDGGLETFSIGEVARRAGVHETSIYRRWGTRAALALDAVLDRTGTEIPVPDTGSLRGDLSALLHGAAAFVRTPLGALLVRMALREDMAEYEDAREQFWNHRFAAGSAVLARAEQRGELHPGIDHRLVFEALMGPLHMRLLLTREPLEDTFLDGVVDLVLDGIASHGRRAAAPSGSGRVSGRRSADAGRS